A window of the Natronomonas salina genome harbors these coding sequences:
- a CDS encoding MATE family efflux transporter encodes MDPVENAGRLLERAGIITAERFRRTFDLAWPRIVTGFAIMSKQTVDLAMVGVAVGTAGTAGLAFALSYWGIVALLGLGLAGGTISLVSQNYGSDDPERAARVVEQSVILTVVLATPIMAVFVAVPDALIGVLGADPASLEHGSVYLTFVAPAVLFEMLNLVASRTYTGIGDTYTEMVNRTTGALLNIALSAVLIFWFGLGVAGAALGTAISTGVVTLTLGWGMTGRSYGGRLGMEPSPVPITPGRPWVDRALLRQLLAISAPEIGRRLAQGIVVFPLLWIAASFGPVVVTALEVARRVRTLVNSFNWGLSLASSSLVGQYLGEGDEAEAGAYGASIIRLAAVVYVAIAALVVVLADPIAGLFVSGSAAVAQTATFVIVSAISSVGQGIDGTATGALIGAGDTRLPFAASLLGRYVFALPVAAIGLVTPLGIGGLYLALLLEMHVPSWINYGLFRTGRWKAVSRRYRESVDTG; translated from the coding sequence ATGGACCCTGTCGAGAACGCCGGGCGGTTGCTCGAACGAGCCGGCATCATCACCGCCGAGCGGTTCCGCCGGACGTTCGACCTCGCGTGGCCGCGCATCGTCACCGGCTTCGCAATCATGTCGAAGCAGACGGTGGACCTCGCGATGGTCGGGGTCGCCGTCGGGACCGCCGGGACCGCGGGGCTGGCGTTCGCGCTGTCCTACTGGGGGATCGTCGCCCTCCTCGGGCTCGGGCTCGCCGGCGGGACGATCAGCCTCGTCTCGCAGAACTACGGCAGCGACGACCCCGAACGCGCCGCCCGCGTCGTCGAGCAGAGCGTCATCCTCACGGTCGTCCTCGCCACCCCCATCATGGCGGTGTTCGTGGCGGTTCCGGATGCGTTGATCGGGGTGCTCGGTGCGGATCCGGCCTCGCTGGAGCACGGCAGCGTCTACCTGACGTTCGTCGCCCCGGCGGTCCTCTTCGAGATGCTCAACCTCGTCGCCAGCCGGACGTACACCGGCATCGGCGACACGTACACGGAGATGGTCAACCGGACGACCGGCGCCCTGCTCAACATCGCCCTCAGCGCGGTCCTCATCTTCTGGTTCGGACTCGGGGTGGCCGGGGCCGCCCTCGGTACCGCCATCTCGACGGGCGTCGTGACCCTCACCCTGGGCTGGGGGATGACAGGACGCTCGTACGGCGGTCGCCTGGGGATGGAACCCAGTCCGGTTCCGATCACACCGGGTCGACCGTGGGTCGACCGCGCGCTGCTGCGGCAGTTGCTCGCGATCTCCGCCCCGGAGATCGGCCGGCGGCTCGCCCAGGGTATCGTCGTGTTCCCGCTGCTGTGGATCGCGGCCTCGTTCGGCCCGGTCGTCGTGACCGCCCTCGAGGTGGCCCGCCGGGTCCGGACGCTCGTCAACAGCTTCAACTGGGGGCTGTCGCTGGCCTCGAGTTCGCTGGTCGGGCAGTACCTCGGCGAGGGCGACGAGGCCGAGGCGGGGGCCTACGGGGCGTCGATCATCCGGCTGGCGGCCGTCGTCTACGTCGCTATCGCGGCGCTGGTCGTCGTGCTCGCCGACCCGATCGCCGGCCTGTTCGTCTCCGGGTCGGCGGCGGTCGCCCAGACCGCGACCTTCGTGATCGTCAGCGCGATCAGTTCGGTCGGCCAGGGGATCGACGGAACGGCGACCGGGGCGCTCATCGGCGCCGGCGACACGCGCCTGCCGTTCGCCGCGTCGCTGCTCGGCCGCTACGTGTTCGCCCTCCCGGTCGCAGCGATCGGGCTCGTGACGCCGCTGGGGATCGGCGGGCTGTACCTCGCGCTGCTGCTGGAGATGCACGTCCCGAGCTGGATCAACTACGGCCTCTTCCGGACCGGCCGGTGGAAGGCGGTGAGCCGGCGGTACCGGGAGTCCGTGGATACCGGGTGA
- a CDS encoding alkaline phosphatase D family protein, with amino-acid sequence MPDSVDLAGLDEPSRGADDHSELLSELDSHDIAVAADAAETTDGPAFEFDAAADPDETFPQSVASGGPTPEGVILWTRVAPDRFDAGAPLAVQVARDEAMSDIVYSGVVTDTEGIRAHDYTVKVDLDGHLEADREYHYRFVYRGVASRVGRCQTLPRPEDSPESVRLAVLACQNYLNGYYPAFHYVAEEDVDFLVHLGDFIYESGAGHFKGLGSYEYEGREKSLPSGHDRVWGLEDYRYLYRLYRSDRFLQEALESHTLIAGWDDHEMVNDLYWDSETDAPAGDHPRADDPEFMTRLVADAMHAWWEFMPARVEYDPGGDSLQDRFQLWRDFEFGDLVTMAMTDERLFRDPPRRAIPTPDNVGPNREPPGRTMLGEEQREWLLDTITGSETKWTVWADEVLTSPFRFGSGPLSIYPVQGGWDGYTRERMAITETIAAADVENFVTLTGDMHCYVAAYKQSSYPGRVTGGEGVAQGERIGVEFMTPAVTSLNVAEALHLTRGRRKRVTEPLLSWLIPAMNPHIEFFDSHNWGYSVVEFTREDCTYVGYAVDKTVDSPDADRSVVAAYRVPDGVVNLEDVTAEYDD; translated from the coding sequence GTGCCCGATTCCGTCGACCTGGCCGGTCTGGACGAACCGTCGCGCGGGGCGGACGACCACTCCGAACTCCTCTCCGAACTCGACTCCCACGACATCGCCGTCGCGGCCGACGCCGCCGAGACGACCGACGGTCCGGCCTTCGAGTTCGACGCGGCGGCCGACCCCGACGAGACGTTCCCGCAGTCGGTCGCCAGCGGCGGGCCGACGCCGGAGGGGGTCATCCTCTGGACGCGCGTCGCCCCGGACCGGTTCGACGCCGGCGCGCCGCTGGCGGTGCAGGTCGCCCGCGACGAAGCGATGTCCGACATCGTCTACAGCGGCGTCGTCACCGACACCGAGGGGATCCGCGCCCACGACTACACGGTGAAGGTCGACCTCGACGGCCACCTCGAGGCGGACCGCGAGTACCACTACCGGTTCGTCTACCGCGGCGTGGCCTCCCGGGTTGGTCGCTGCCAGACGCTGCCGCGGCCGGAGGACTCCCCGGAGTCGGTCCGGCTGGCGGTCCTGGCCTGCCAGAACTACCTCAACGGCTACTACCCCGCCTTCCACTACGTCGCCGAGGAGGACGTCGACTTCCTCGTCCACCTGGGGGACTTCATCTACGAGTCCGGAGCGGGCCACTTCAAGGGCCTCGGCTCCTACGAGTACGAGGGCCGCGAGAAGTCGCTGCCGAGCGGCCACGACCGCGTCTGGGGCCTCGAGGACTACCGCTACCTCTACCGGCTGTACCGCAGCGACCGGTTCCTCCAGGAGGCCCTGGAGTCCCACACCCTCATCGCGGGCTGGGACGACCACGAGATGGTCAACGACCTCTACTGGGACTCCGAGACCGACGCGCCTGCGGGCGACCACCCGCGCGCCGACGACCCGGAATTCATGACCCGGCTGGTCGCCGACGCGATGCACGCCTGGTGGGAGTTCATGCCGGCCCGCGTCGAGTACGACCCGGGCGGCGACTCCCTGCAGGACCGCTTCCAGCTGTGGCGGGACTTCGAGTTCGGCGACCTCGTGACGATGGCGATGACCGACGAGCGGCTGTTCCGCGACCCGCCGCGGCGAGCGATCCCGACGCCGGACAACGTCGGCCCGAACCGCGAGCCCCCCGGGCGGACAATGCTCGGCGAGGAACAGCGGGAGTGGCTGCTCGACACCATCACGGGGTCGGAGACTAAGTGGACGGTGTGGGCCGACGAGGTGCTGACGTCGCCGTTCCGGTTCGGGTCGGGGCCGCTGTCGATCTACCCCGTCCAGGGCGGCTGGGACGGCTACACCCGCGAGCGGATGGCGATCACCGAGACGATCGCGGCTGCCGACGTCGAGAACTTCGTGACGCTGACCGGCGACATGCACTGCTACGTCGCGGCGTACAAGCAGAGCTCCTACCCGGGTCGGGTGACCGGCGGCGAGGGCGTCGCCCAGGGCGAGCGCATCGGCGTCGAGTTCATGACGCCGGCCGTCACCTCGCTGAACGTCGCCGAGGCGCTGCACCTCACGCGCGGCCGCCGGAAGCGGGTCACGGAGCCGCTGCTCTCGTGGCTGATCCCTGCGATGAACCCACACATCGAGTTCTTCGACAGCCACAACTGGGGGTACTCGGTCGTCGAGTTCACGCGGGAGGACTGCACGTACGTCGGCTACGCCGTCGACAAGACGGTCGACTCGCCGGACGCCGACCGGTCGGTGGTCGCCGCCTACCGCGTCCCGGACGGCGTCGTGAACCTGGAGGACGTCACCGCGGAGTACGATGACTGA
- a CDS encoding molybdopterin-dependent oxidoreductase gives MDDPPGPTEHGPTEALPGVPNVDDPRSSTPLTDDFRTGRANDPDVGTRGDEMTTVTVDGDPVAVPPGSTLLDAIETVETASDVPALCAYDRDTEQSDEVGPYGACRTCTVETDEHGLVPACSFPAEDGLDVRTDATDAEEARDVNLDLVIGNHNLRCTTCGQNGRCELQDASIEQGVNQPRYGVFDERDAYSPIDDTNVIQIDRNKCILCSRCVDACNDVQAAGVLRMSGQGDDLHIDFQQPEAETMEDSTCISCGHCVTVCPTGALVEDGLVDATTLPLPGFTQKNSIGSVQEGRSVETADTAEAPNRDVPGRDDGGRPGEPDPGSLSGVAAFMANAKREASELPRRMADGALERVEHATEEVAERSLTIGQMFDAAEVVSGARKRDITVADTTCTYCGVGCRFELYGKGGEVLGVRPADPEETPANDFSTCVKGKFGYDYVGSDERLTTPLVKEDGEFREASWDEALDRVAERLTEIRDEYGADALAVTSSSKATNEENFLAQKFARQVLQTPHVDNCARLCHSSTVAALKQTVGYGAMTNRINEDVGETDCYLITGSNTTESHPVLATRIVQNVRDGADLFVFDPREMTIAEHADQYVRTKPGTDIAWLNGMMRHIIEEDLYDVAFVEDRTKHFDDLKETVEPYTPEVVEEVTDVPPEDLINAAETIANAETCVYGWAMGLTQHSHGTRNALAIVNLALLCGHLGKPRSGLSPFRGQNNVQGGGGDMGPLPNNLPGYQSITDDDVLDKFEASWGVRPPDEVGLRVTEMFSAVPGVEQTVSGDEGEDAYGGDDPDDGEEERGTDDPSADEDHSPENTDLHGMYIVGENPLLSEPDIQHAEAAVEALDFLVVQELFMTETAQHADVVLPAASLAEKYGTITNTERRVQLVRPAVESPGEARTDAAILQDLAGRMGFDWGYETPSDVMDEINDLAPIYGGVTHERLEAKGDGLQWPCWDEDHPGTPYLYEDEFNFDDGLARFVPSELAEDRYPAPTEDYPFTLTTGRVLYHWHTGSMTRRSEASMRQVPESFVTIHPEAAERLGIADDEYVVVESAQGEIVVRANVEETSGPDVLFVPMHFVHGAVNTLTKEEFDPLSKIPAYKVTNVQVRPLAETPIDEPSSPEELADDGSESLAGDD, from the coding sequence ATGGACGACCCGCCCGGGCCGACCGAGCACGGCCCGACCGAGGCGCTGCCGGGCGTTCCGAACGTCGACGACCCCCGGTCGAGCACCCCGCTGACCGACGACTTCCGCACGGGGCGGGCCAACGATCCCGACGTCGGTACCCGCGGCGACGAGATGACGACCGTGACGGTCGACGGCGACCCGGTCGCCGTCCCACCGGGGTCGACGCTTCTCGACGCCATCGAGACGGTCGAGACCGCCTCGGACGTCCCGGCGCTCTGCGCGTACGACCGCGACACCGAGCAGTCCGACGAGGTCGGCCCCTACGGCGCCTGCCGGACCTGCACGGTCGAGACCGACGAGCACGGGCTCGTCCCGGCGTGTAGCTTCCCGGCCGAGGACGGCCTCGACGTGCGCACCGACGCGACCGACGCCGAGGAGGCCCGCGACGTCAACCTCGACCTCGTCATCGGCAACCACAATCTGCGGTGTACGACGTGCGGACAGAACGGTCGCTGCGAGCTCCAAGACGCCTCCATCGAACAGGGCGTCAACCAGCCGCGGTACGGCGTCTTCGATGAGCGCGACGCCTACTCGCCCATCGACGACACGAACGTCATCCAGATCGACCGCAACAAGTGCATCCTCTGTAGCCGCTGTGTCGACGCCTGCAACGACGTCCAGGCCGCCGGCGTCCTCCGGATGTCCGGCCAGGGCGACGACCTCCACATCGACTTCCAGCAGCCCGAGGCCGAGACGATGGAGGATTCGACCTGCATCTCCTGCGGGCACTGCGTCACGGTCTGCCCGACCGGCGCCCTCGTCGAGGACGGGCTCGTCGACGCGACTACGCTCCCGCTTCCCGGGTTCACCCAGAAGAACTCCATCGGGTCGGTCCAGGAGGGCCGATCGGTCGAGACGGCCGACACGGCCGAAGCTCCGAACCGGGACGTCCCGGGCCGCGACGACGGTGGTCGCCCCGGAGAGCCCGACCCCGGGTCGCTCTCCGGCGTCGCCGCGTTCATGGCTAACGCGAAGCGGGAAGCCTCGGAGCTCCCGAGACGGATGGCTGACGGCGCGCTCGAGCGGGTCGAACACGCCACCGAGGAGGTCGCCGAGAGGTCGCTGACCATCGGCCAGATGTTCGACGCCGCGGAGGTCGTCAGCGGCGCCCGGAAGCGTGACATCACGGTCGCCGACACGACATGCACCTACTGCGGTGTCGGCTGCCGGTTCGAGCTGTACGGCAAGGGCGGGGAGGTCCTCGGCGTCCGGCCGGCCGACCCCGAGGAGACGCCGGCCAACGACTTCTCGACGTGCGTGAAGGGGAAGTTCGGCTACGACTACGTCGGCTCCGACGAGCGACTGACGACGCCGCTGGTCAAGGAGGACGGCGAGTTCCGCGAGGCGTCGTGGGACGAGGCGCTGGACCGCGTCGCCGAGCGCCTGACCGAGATCCGCGACGAGTACGGCGCCGATGCGCTGGCGGTGACCTCCTCGTCGAAGGCTACCAACGAGGAAAACTTCCTCGCCCAGAAGTTCGCCCGCCAGGTGTTGCAGACGCCACACGTCGACAACTGCGCGCGGCTGTGTCACTCCTCGACGGTCGCCGCGCTCAAGCAGACGGTCGGCTACGGCGCGATGACAAACCGCATCAACGAGGACGTCGGCGAGACCGACTGCTACCTGATCACGGGGTCGAACACGACCGAGAGCCACCCGGTCCTGGCGACGCGCATCGTCCAGAACGTCCGCGACGGCGCGGACCTGTTCGTCTTCGATCCCCGGGAGATGACTATCGCGGAGCACGCCGACCAGTACGTCCGGACGAAGCCGGGGACGGACATCGCCTGGCTCAACGGCATGATGCGGCACATCATCGAAGAAGACCTCTACGACGTGGCGTTCGTCGAGGACCGGACCAAGCACTTCGACGACCTGAAGGAGACGGTCGAGCCGTACACGCCGGAGGTGGTCGAGGAGGTCACGGACGTCCCGCCGGAAGACCTGATCAACGCGGCCGAGACCATCGCGAACGCCGAGACGTGCGTCTACGGCTGGGCGATGGGGCTGACCCAGCACTCCCATGGCACGCGCAACGCGCTGGCGATCGTCAACCTGGCGCTGCTCTGCGGGCACCTCGGCAAGCCCCGCTCCGGGCTCTCGCCGTTCCGCGGGCAGAACAACGTGCAGGGCGGCGGCGGGGACATGGGGCCGCTCCCCAACAACCTCCCGGGGTATCAGTCCATCACCGACGACGACGTGCTGGACAAGTTCGAGGCGTCGTGGGGCGTCCGCCCGCCTGACGAGGTCGGCCTGCGGGTCACCGAGATGTTCAGCGCCGTCCCGGGCGTCGAACAGACCGTCAGCGGCGACGAGGGCGAGGACGCGTACGGCGGCGACGACCCCGACGACGGCGAGGAAGAGCGGGGCACCGACGACCCGTCGGCCGACGAGGACCACTCCCCCGAGAACACCGACCTGCACGGGATGTACATCGTCGGCGAGAACCCACTCCTCTCGGAGCCGGACATCCAGCACGCCGAGGCGGCGGTCGAGGCCCTCGACTTCCTCGTCGTCCAGGAGCTGTTCATGACCGAGACCGCCCAGCACGCCGACGTGGTGCTGCCGGCGGCCTCCCTGGCCGAGAAGTACGGGACGATCACGAACACCGAACGGCGGGTCCAGCTCGTCCGGCCGGCCGTCGAGTCGCCGGGCGAGGCGCGGACGGACGCCGCCATCCTGCAGGACCTCGCGGGCCGGATGGGATTCGACTGGGGCTACGAGACGCCCAGCGACGTGATGGACGAGATCAACGACCTCGCGCCGATCTACGGCGGCGTCACCCACGAGCGCCTCGAGGCGAAGGGCGACGGCCTGCAGTGGCCCTGCTGGGACGAGGACCACCCGGGCACGCCGTACCTCTACGAGGACGAGTTCAACTTCGACGACGGACTGGCGCGGTTCGTCCCCTCGGAGCTGGCCGAAGACCGGTATCCCGCCCCCACCGAGGACTACCCGTTCACGCTCACCACCGGCCGCGTGCTCTACCACTGGCACACCGGGTCGATGACGCGTCGCTCGGAGGCGTCGATGCGGCAGGTCCCCGAGAGCTTCGTCACCATCCACCCGGAGGCGGCCGAGCGGCTCGGCATCGCCGACGACGAGTACGTCGTCGTCGAGTCCGCCCAGGGCGAAATCGTCGTGCGGGCGAACGTCGAGGAGACGTCGGGACCGGACGTCCTGTTCGTCCCGATGCACTTCGTCCACGGCGCCGTCAACACCCTGACCAAGGAGGAGTTCGACCCGCTGAGCAAGATCCCCGCGTACAAGGTGACGAACGTCCAGGTCCGCCCGCTCGCCGAGACGCCGATCGACGAACCGTCGTCGCCCGAGGAGCTGGCGGACGACGGCTCCGAGTCCCTGGCCGGCGACGACTGA
- a CDS encoding HalOD1 output domain-containing protein, protein METKAKPDQSVTRPLPLAIVERVAARENVDPLDLPPLHDVVDTDALMALFATPERRVDHVTFSYHGYDVTVEGPQQIQVEPLPIDGR, encoded by the coding sequence ATGGAAACGAAGGCAAAACCGGACCAATCCGTCACCCGGCCGCTCCCGTTGGCCATCGTCGAGCGGGTGGCCGCACGCGAGAACGTCGACCCCCTCGATCTTCCGCCGCTCCACGACGTCGTCGATACCGACGCGCTGATGGCGCTCTTCGCCACTCCGGAGCGGCGCGTCGATCACGTCACGTTCAGCTATCACGGGTACGACGTGACCGTCGAAGGTCCACAGCAGATACAGGTCGAACCGCTTCCGATCGACGGGCGGTAG
- a CDS encoding DUF7537 family lipoprotein: protein MKGRVLPTVLVVLIVLLAGCAGGGNGDVASGETPTDSDDSGGDVTLVENRTAALIEAGSYTSTWEMAFDSDGERAGATTYTHAVDYENERSNFGMRLAGEEGVSTDHETFYADGTMYSRYGSDEDATYQVATGEFSPGDTMFSVESSFASGADLEAFEAAGTETYDGVTVTRYERTDDPTWVTDQATDGEFTWTSFDYVVLVDEDGLVRYESWGGDGVDADGVEQTITFSYSLTGVGSTTVEDPDWLPAAQEQSGQ, encoded by the coding sequence ATGAAGGGAAGGGTGCTACCGACCGTGCTCGTCGTCCTGATCGTCCTCCTCGCCGGCTGCGCCGGCGGTGGCAACGGTGACGTCGCTTCGGGTGAAACGCCGACGGACAGCGACGACTCGGGTGGGGACGTCACGCTCGTCGAGAACCGGACGGCCGCGCTGATCGAGGCCGGCAGTTACACGTCCACCTGGGAGATGGCCTTCGACAGCGACGGGGAACGCGCGGGCGCGACCACGTACACCCACGCCGTCGACTACGAGAACGAACGGTCGAACTTCGGGATGCGGCTGGCCGGCGAGGAAGGCGTGAGCACCGACCACGAGACGTTCTACGCCGACGGGACGATGTACTCGCGGTACGGGTCCGACGAGGACGCGACTTACCAGGTCGCGACCGGCGAGTTCTCCCCCGGGGACACCATGTTCTCCGTCGAGAGCTCCTTCGCGAGCGGGGCCGACCTCGAGGCGTTCGAGGCGGCCGGCACCGAGACCTACGACGGCGTCACGGTCACGCGCTACGAGCGGACCGACGATCCGACCTGGGTCACCGACCAGGCCACCGACGGCGAGTTCACCTGGACCTCCTTCGACTACGTCGTCCTGGTCGACGAGGACGGCCTCGTCCGCTACGAGAGCTGGGGCGGCGACGGCGTCGACGCCGACGGCGTCGAGCAGACGATCACCTTCAGCTACTCGCTGACGGGCGTCGGCTCGACCACCGTCGAGGACCCAGACTGGCTCCCGGCCGCCCAGGAACAGTCCGGCCAGTGA
- a CDS encoding CRISPR-associated ring nuclease, producing the protein MHRRWVTCGTPTMPGILNPLMAACDSGYVPDEVSILTNPDVADTVDEACEHLEVIVDRYGGDAVIEQEELLEETDFEAIVDYYRSAIQEARDTDATVAIDITPGRKFMSAIAFQAGVHFEADHVYYFHRKAGGYPGRFYPEIPRTATDLIDFTEVI; encoded by the coding sequence ATGCACCGACGCTGGGTGACCTGTGGGACGCCGACGATGCCGGGGATCCTGAATCCGCTTATGGCCGCCTGCGACAGCGGATACGTGCCGGACGAGGTGTCGATCCTGACGAACCCGGACGTCGCCGACACGGTCGACGAAGCCTGCGAACACCTCGAAGTCATCGTGGACCGCTACGGGGGAGACGCGGTGATCGAGCAGGAGGAACTGCTCGAGGAGACCGACTTCGAGGCGATCGTCGACTACTATCGCTCGGCCATCCAGGAGGCCCGGGACACCGACGCGACGGTCGCGATCGACATCACGCCCGGTCGGAAGTTCATGTCGGCGATCGCCTTCCAGGCGGGCGTCCACTTCGAGGCCGACCACGTCTACTACTTCCACCGGAAAGCAGGGGGCTACCCCGGGCGGTTCTACCCGGAGATTCCCCGTACGGCCACCGACCTCATCGACTTCACGGAGGTGATCTGA
- a CDS encoding DUF7344 domain-containing protein, whose amino-acid sequence MERDRSGTAGLDVDRSELAAVLAGQLRRGVVERLQETDVPLSLADLAVELARTDVETEVDRWTRAECYWIKLYHNHVPALEEAGVLEYDRDRRTVSLAPGAADGEFDDEAITAMEAHPDQRWVQE is encoded by the coding sequence ATGGAGAGAGACCGGAGCGGCACGGCAGGGCTCGACGTCGACCGGAGCGAACTCGCCGCTGTGCTGGCCGGCCAGCTACGACGAGGCGTCGTCGAGCGACTCCAGGAGACGGACGTCCCGCTGAGTCTCGCGGACCTCGCCGTCGAGCTGGCGCGGACCGACGTCGAGACGGAGGTCGACCGCTGGACGCGAGCCGAGTGCTACTGGATCAAGCTGTACCACAACCACGTTCCCGCCCTCGAGGAGGCCGGGGTACTCGAGTACGACCGGGACAGACGGACGGTGTCGCTCGCGCCCGGCGCGGCGGACGGGGAGTTCGACGACGAAGCGATCACCGCGATGGAGGCCCACCCCGACCAGCGGTGGGTTCAGGAGTGA
- a CDS encoding NADH-ubiquinone oxidoreductase-F iron-sulfur binding region domain-containing protein — translation MSRVNNSQDGRPTVRVTVGRGDASDGTAEREADDTDERDGTLDRGRDVLQAARDAAGEVDVLEVGSTGVRALEPLVLVTDDGRTAYYPRVSVEQTRTLVGDLDAGERGTGDAEWTVEHGPDPGTLPTPSDGPLAVGTRRVLGGCGWVDPEAGIDADESAATLARDDPDAALEQLDDLGILGRGRGDASRDDPIADDLAVVGDAAGEPVVVVNANESDRRNETDRTLLGGSPAAVLDGALAVAEIVGATPGDVVVYTNEADALAQRRTREATAAVTDAVGVEGDADDAATPQIVAGPDEYIAGEFTMALEALEGNDRLEARLRPPGPARHGLYGRPTTVHTPRTFAQIRRALLDPEAFDAADADPGTRLLTVAGDVAAPATVELPTGSGLATVRGAVETDGRVKMACVGGQFGGFTRSLDHTVSAVGLRNADLGTEGVVELFGEDRCPLALAGERARFASEANCGRCFPGREGSKQLLGLLRDIYDGSYEDDMIRELTRVMGGTSLCDVGRSAARSVETAHDRFETEFEAHADGHCPSGTCEVTSS, via the coding sequence GTGTCTCGAGTTAACAACTCCCAGGACGGACGTCCCACCGTCCGCGTCACCGTTGGTCGCGGCGATGCGTCAGATGGGACGGCCGAGCGGGAAGCCGACGATACCGACGAGCGGGACGGGACCCTGGACCGAGGTCGCGACGTTCTACAGGCGGCTCGTGACGCAGCCGGCGAGGTCGACGTCCTCGAGGTCGGGTCGACCGGCGTGCGGGCGCTCGAACCCCTCGTCCTCGTCACGGACGACGGACGGACGGCGTACTACCCCCGAGTCTCGGTCGAGCAGACGCGAACACTGGTCGGCGACCTCGACGCCGGTGAACGCGGGACGGGCGACGCCGAATGGACCGTCGAGCACGGTCCCGATCCCGGGACGCTGCCGACGCCGTCGGACGGGCCGCTCGCGGTCGGGACGCGGCGGGTGCTCGGCGGCTGCGGGTGGGTCGACCCCGAAGCCGGTATCGACGCCGACGAGAGCGCCGCGACGCTCGCTCGCGACGACCCCGACGCGGCGCTCGAACAGCTCGACGACCTCGGCATCCTCGGCCGCGGTCGCGGGGACGCGAGCCGCGACGACCCCATCGCGGACGACCTGGCCGTCGTCGGCGACGCGGCGGGTGAGCCGGTCGTGGTGGTGAACGCCAACGAGAGCGACCGGCGCAACGAGACCGACCGGACGCTGCTCGGCGGGTCGCCCGCGGCGGTCCTCGACGGGGCGCTCGCGGTCGCCGAGATCGTCGGGGCGACCCCCGGCGACGTCGTCGTGTACACGAACGAGGCCGACGCCCTCGCGCAACGCCGCACCCGCGAGGCGACCGCTGCCGTCACCGACGCGGTCGGCGTCGAAGGGGATGCCGACGACGCCGCCACTCCACAGATCGTCGCCGGTCCCGACGAGTACATCGCCGGGGAGTTCACGATGGCCCTCGAAGCCCTGGAGGGCAACGACCGGCTGGAGGCGCGCCTGCGCCCGCCGGGCCCCGCCCGCCACGGGCTGTACGGTCGGCCGACTACCGTCCACACACCGCGGACGTTCGCACAGATACGCCGGGCGCTCCTCGACCCCGAGGCCTTCGACGCGGCCGATGCCGATCCGGGCACGCGACTCCTCACGGTCGCGGGGGACGTGGCGGCGCCGGCGACCGTGGAACTCCCGACCGGAAGCGGGCTGGCGACCGTCCGCGGCGCCGTCGAGACGGACGGCCGGGTCAAGATGGCGTGCGTCGGCGGCCAGTTCGGCGGCTTCACCCGGTCGCTGGACCACACGGTGAGCGCGGTCGGCCTCCGGAACGCCGACCTCGGGACCGAGGGGGTCGTCGAACTGTTCGGCGAGGACCGGTGCCCGCTGGCGCTGGCCGGCGAGCGCGCCCGGTTCGCCAGCGAGGCGAACTGCGGCCGCTGTTTCCCCGGCCGCGAGGGGTCGAAACAGCTCCTCGGGCTCCTGCGGGACATCTACGACGGCAGCTACGAGGACGACATGATACGCGAACTCACCCGCGTGATGGGCGGGACGAGCCTCTGTGACGTCGGGCGGTCGGCGGCCCGGAGCGTCGAGACGGCCCACGACCGCTTCGAGACCGAGTTCGAAGCCCACGCCGACGGGCACTGCCCCAGCGGCACCTGCGAGGTGACCTCGTCGTGA